One stretch of Manis pentadactyla isolate mManPen7 chromosome 10, mManPen7.hap1, whole genome shotgun sequence DNA includes these proteins:
- the LOC118923724 gene encoding S-adenosyl-L-methionine-dependent tRNA 4-demethylwyosine synthase TYW1 isoform X8, whose product MDPSLDTWDFSSPLISLWINRFYIYLSFAFGISLWICFQIVIRKQDKKSKEKTVPKATQNLMTNGYISLQNKEFVSGVKIFYGTQTGTAKGFATILAEAVSYLDLSVEIINLKEYDPDDHLVEEVTGKNVCAFLIATYTDGRPTESAEWFCKWLKEAASDFRFGKTYLKGMRYVVFGLGNSTYGRHFNKVGRNVDKWLWMLGAHRVMTRGEGDSDVVKSKHGSIEADFGFWKTKFISWLQVLREGEKKSCSGNCKKGKCKSNQHGSEEMEPGSHTREGSHQRDRKEEEPFESTSEEESGTEDHQSSSSVIDVEDLGKIMNCAKKEKK is encoded by the exons ATGG atCCTTCTTTGGATACATGGGACTTCTCTTCACCTTTAATATCATTATGGATAAAcaggttttatatatatttaagctTTGCCTTTGGCATTAGCCTTTGGATTTGTTTCCAGATTGTCATCAGGAAGCAG GACAAGAAGTCAAAGGAGAAAACTGTTCCAAAAGCAACTCAGAATTTGATGACAAATGGTTATATCTCTCTTCAAAATAAGGAATTTGTGTCTGGAGTGAAGATTTTCTATGGAACCCAGACTGGTACAGCAAAG ggaTTTGCAACAATTCTTGCTGAAGCAGTTTCCTACCTCGATCTGTCTGTGGAAATTATTAATCTGAAAGAATATGATCCAGATGATCATCTAGTAGAAGAG GTTACTGGTAAAAATGTTTGTGCTTTCCTCATTGCTACATATACTGATGGTCGACCAACTGAGAGTGCAGAGTGGTTCTGCAAATGGTTAAAGGAAGCAGCCAGTGATTTTCGGTTTGGCAAAACTTACCTGAAGGGTATGAGATATGTGGTGTTTGGCCTGGGAAATTCTACCTATGGGAGACACTTCAATAAG GTTGGCAGAAATGTTGATAAGTGGCTTTGGATGCTCGGTGCTCATCGTGTAATGACTCGAGGGGAGGGTGACAGTGATGTGGTTAAGAGCAAACATGGTAGCATTGAAGCTGACTTTGGATTTTGGAAGACCAAGTTTATCTCCTGGCTACAGGTGCTtcgggaaggagagaaaaaatccTGTAGTGGCAACTGTAAGAAGGGCAAATGCAAATCTAATCAGCATGGCTCAGAGGAAATGGAGCCAGGGTCTCACACGCGAGAGGGATCACATCAGAGGGACAGGAAG GAGGAAGAACCCTTTGAGAGCACCAGTGAGGAAGAGTCTGGAACTGAGGACCATCAGAGTTCAAGTTCTGTCATCGATGTTGAGGACCTTGGCAAAATCATGAactgtgcaaagaaagaaaag